The Malus sylvestris chromosome 12, drMalSylv7.2, whole genome shotgun sequence genome contains a region encoding:
- the LOC126592791 gene encoding triacylglycerol lipase SDP1, whose amino-acid sequence MDISNEASVDPFPIGPSTIVGRTIAFRVLFCKSMSHLRHQIFRTFLSFVYRFKNFLAPMFSWLHPRNPQGILAMVTIIAFLLKRYTNVKVKAEMAYRRKFWRNMMRTALTYEEWAHAARMLDKETPKMNESDLYDQEVVRNKLQELHHRREEGSLRDIMFCMRADLVRNLGNMCNPELHKEKLHVPKLIKEYIDEVTTQLRMVCDSDSEELSLEEKLAFMHETRHAFGRTALLLSGGASLGSFHVGVVKTLVEHKLLPRIIAGSSVGSIMCSVVATRSWPELQSFFEDSWHSLQFFDQMGGIFTVVKRVMTRGAVHEIRQLQMMLRHLTSNLTFQEAYDMTGRILGITVCSPRKHEPPRCLNYLTSPHVVIWSAVTASCAFPGLFEAQELMAKDRSGEIVPYHPPFNLGPEEGSMPVRRWRDGSLEIDLPMMQLKELFNVNHFIVSQANPHIAPLLRLKEFVRACGGNFAAKLAHLAEMEVKHRCNQILELGFPLGGIAKLFAQDWEGDVTVVMPATLAQYSKIIQNPTYIELQKAANQGRRCTWEKLSAIKANCGIELALDECVVILNHMRRLKRSAERAAASSSHGLASTTKFSASRRIPSWNCIARENSSGSLEEDLIGDGGSSFHHGVGTSTSGVHSGKSFQTHRNLHDGSDSDSESVDFNSWTRSGGPLMRTTSANKFIDFVQNLDIDAELNRSVLTSPKSMMVQMGGNNHYYQSSRGTTPERSPESIKFDKREFGSMVSGNGSSITVTEGDLLQPERIHNGIVFNIVKKETLSSGSSHDLENYGSEVAECVQLDSPEKDMDAGSVSEYGDADITSEAFLNETEPNCQSVDQPKVDDCNQ is encoded by the exons ATGGATATAAGTAATGAGGCCAGTGTTGATCCGTTTCCAATTGGACCTTCAACCATTGTTGGCCGGACAATCGCTTTCAGGGTTTTATTTTGCAAGTCAATGTCACACTTGAGGCATCAAATATTTCGTACGTTTTTGAGTTTTGTCTATAGATTCAAAAACTTTTTGGCTCCCATGTTCTCATGGTTGCATCCTCGAAACCCCCAAGGGATATTGGCAATGGTGACAATCATTGCTTTTTTGTTGAAACGTTACACGAATGTCAAAGTCAAGGCAGAAATGGCTTATCGGAGGAAATTTTGGAGAAATATGATGAGAACTGCTTTGACCTATGAGGAGTGGGCTCATGCCGCTAGGATGCTTGATAAAGAGACACCAAAGATGAATGAATCAGACCTTTATGATCAAGAAGTAGTTAGGAACAAGCTTCAAGAGCTCCATCACCGTCGTGAAGAGGGTTCGCTCAGAGATATTATGTTCTGCATGCGAGCAGATCTTGTTAGAAATCTCGGTAACATGTGCAACCCTGAGCTTCACAAGGAGAAACTTCATGTTCCTAAACTCATCAAGGAATACATTGATGAGGTCACAACTCAGTTGAGAATGGTTTGTGATTCGGACTCAGAAGAGCTCTCGTTGGAAGAGAAGCTGGCTTTCATGCATGAAACAAGGCATGCTTTTGGGAGAACTGCCTTGCTGTTGAGTGGGGGTGCTTCTCTTGGATCTTTCCATGTCGGTGTGGTTAAAACACTGGTCGAACATAAGCTTTTGCCAAGAATAATCGCTGGTTCCAGTGTAGGATCCATTATGTGTTCTGTTGTTGCCACTAGGTCTTGGCCTGAGCTCCAGAGCTTTTTTGAGGATTCTTGGCACTCATTGCAGTTTTTTGATCAAATGGGCGGGATTTTTACAGTTGTCAAGAGGGTCATGACACGTGGGGCAGTTCATGAGATCAGGCAGTTGCAAATGATGTTAAGGCATCTAACGAGTAACCTGACATTTCAAGAAGCTTATGACATGACAGGTCGAATTCTTGGGATAACTGTTTGCTCCCCAAGGAAGCATGAGCCACCTAGATGCCTCAACTACTTGACTTCACCTCATGTTGTTATATGGAGTGCAGTGACAGCTTCTTGTGCTTTTCCAGGCCTTTTTGAGGCTCAGGAACTAATGGCAAAGGATAGAAGTGGAGAGATTGTTCCATATCATCCTCCATTTAATTTGGGTCCAGAGGAGGGGTCGATGCCAGTGCGTAGGTGGAGAGATGGTAGCTTGGAGATAGATTTACCTATGATGCAGCTGAAAGAACTGTTCAATGTTAATCATTTTATCGTCAGTCAGGCAAATCCTCATATTGCACCATTGTTACGGCTAAAGGAATTTGTGAGAGCTTGTGGAGGCAACTTCGCTGCTAAG CTTGCTCATCTTGCTGAAATGGAGGTGAAGCATAGATGTAACCAGATCCTGGAACTTGGTTTTCCATTAGGTGGAATTGCCAAGCTGTTCGCTCAAGATTGGGAGGGTGATGTTACTGTTGTTATGCCAGCCACACTTGCTCAG TACTCAAAAATCATACAAAATCCAACATATATTGAGCTTCAAAAGGCAGCCAACCAAGGTAGAAGGTGCACTTGGGAGAAGCTCTCGGCCATAAAAGCAAATTGTGGCATTGAGCTTGCTCTTGATGAGTGTGTTGTAATTCTCAACCACATGCGTAGACTCAAAAGGAGTGCAGAAAGAGCTGCGGCTTCTTCTTCTCATGGCCTAGCTAGTACAACCAAATTCAGTGCATCTAGGAGAATTCCATCTTGGAATTGCATTGCTCGAGAAAATTCAAGTGGTTCCCTTGAAGAAGACCTCATTGGAGATGGTGGTTCCTCATTCCATCATGGTGTTGGCACATCTACTAGTGGAGTTCATTCTGgtaaaagttttcaaacccaCCGTAATTTACATGATGGAAGTGACAGTGACTCTGAGAGTGTTGATTTCAATTCTTGGACAAGATCTGGTGGACCCTTGATGAGGACAACGTCAGCAAATAAGTTCATTGACTTTGTTCAAAATTTGGACATTGATGCTGAATTGAACAGAAGTGTGCTGACAAGTCCGAAGTCAATGATGGTTCAGATGGGAGGCAATAACCATTATTATCAAAGCTCAAGAGGTACAACACCTGAAAGAAGTCCTGAAAGCATAAAATTTGACAAGAGGGAGTTTGGAAGCATGGTTTCAGGAAACGGTTCTAGCATTACGGTGACTGAAGGTGATCTCTTGCAGCCTGAAAGGATACATAATGGAATTGTATTCAATATTGTGAAGAAAGAAACATTGTCAAGTGGGAGTAGTCATGACTTGGAAAATTACGGCAGTGAAGTAGCTGAATGTGTGCAACTTGACAGTCCGGAAAAGGACATGGATGCTGGGTCTGTATCTGAATATGGTGATGCTGATATCACTTCAGAAGCCTTCTTAAATGAAACGGAACCTAATTGCCAGTCAGTGGATCAACCTAAAGTAGATGATTGTAATCAATAG